The Gymnodinialimonas sp. 57CJ19 genome includes a window with the following:
- the secE gene encoding preprotein translocase subunit SecE, which produces MTNPFQFLQQTRSEVAKVVWPTRREVLVTTAMVFVMAVIAAIFFFGVDWAIRNALELILTSFG; this is translated from the coding sequence ATGACAAACCCGTTCCAGTTTTTGCAGCAAACCCGCTCTGAAGTGGCGAAGGTTGTCTGGCCGACCCGCCGCGAAGTGCTGGTTACCACAGCTATGGTCTTTGTCATGGCCGTTATTGCCGCGATCTTCTTCTTCGGCGTTGATTGGGCGATCCGCAACGCGCTCGAGCTGATCCTGACCTCCTTCGGTTAA
- a CDS encoding HTTM domain-containing protein encodes MTFDLALRLTEVLLAVALIQRGAEDVRHGPGLFGTQILCGAALICGLWPAIVVLWGLGLVQLARFRGPYNGGSDKMVLLVMTCVMAAHLVPALAEVALAYLAVQLVLSYAVSGWVKLRNPDWRDGTALREVFAFSIYPNSEDLRALSQRPLLMRGASLGVIGFELAMPLALLSQGTLWAALGVAALFHLSNGLLLGLNRFVWAWLAAFPALIWFQAHLLG; translated from the coding sequence GTGACGTTTGATCTGGCCCTGCGCTTGACCGAGGTCCTGTTGGCAGTGGCCTTGATCCAGCGCGGTGCGGAAGATGTGCGCCATGGGCCGGGTCTGTTTGGCACCCAGATCCTTTGCGGGGCGGCGCTGATATGCGGGTTGTGGCCTGCGATCGTGGTGCTATGGGGGCTGGGTCTTGTGCAGCTTGCGCGGTTTCGCGGGCCCTACAACGGCGGATCGGACAAGATGGTTCTGCTTGTCATGACCTGCGTGATGGCGGCGCATCTTGTGCCAGCGCTGGCCGAGGTTGCCTTGGCCTATCTGGCGGTCCAACTGGTGCTGTCCTACGCGGTGTCGGGTTGGGTCAAGCTGCGCAACCCGGATTGGCGCGACGGCACCGCCTTGAGAGAGGTATTCGCCTTCTCCATCTACCCCAACAGCGAAGACCTGCGGGCTTTATCCCAAAGGCCCTTATTGATGCGCGGGGCATCCTTGGGGGTAATCGGGTTTGAACTGGCCATGCCGTTGGCGTTGCTAAGCCAAGGCACCCTTTGGGCAGCCCTTGGGGTGGCGGCGCTGTTTCATCTGAGTAATGGGCTTCTGCTGGGGCTGAATCGGTTTGTGTGGGCCTGGCTTGCGGCCTTCCCAGCCCTGATCTGGTTTCAGGCACACCTCCTTGGATGA
- a CDS encoding GNAT family N-acetyltransferase: MQDLSPAPRLTTERLLLRGPKRGDLPAFTRFVTSAPSMVAQGEVGTSEQAWFAFMAGIGHWHWHGFGFFVLVEQQTGQPVGRVGLIQHSNWPDVELAWHLFEGAEGKGFATEAGIAVKTWAREVLGLKQLYSYIDIANTRSQAVARRLGATTDGTRAAHEADAEVWVHSVDVPPRTA; this comes from the coding sequence ATGCAAGACCTCTCCCCCGCCCCCAGACTTACGACCGAACGGTTGCTGTTACGCGGCCCCAAACGCGGTGACCTGCCTGCCTTCACCCGCTTTGTGACCAGCGCCCCCTCCATGGTCGCGCAGGGGGAGGTCGGCACGTCGGAGCAAGCATGGTTCGCCTTCATGGCCGGGATCGGCCACTGGCATTGGCACGGATTCGGGTTCTTTGTTCTGGTGGAGCAACAAACAGGGCAGCCCGTGGGGCGTGTGGGATTGATCCAGCACTCGAACTGGCCCGATGTGGAACTGGCCTGGCATCTGTTTGAAGGGGCCGAGGGGAAAGGCTTCGCCACGGAAGCCGGCATCGCCGTCAAGACGTGGGCACGAGAGGTCTTGGGGCTGAAGCAGCTCTATAGCTACATCGACATAGCCAACACACGGTCACAGGCCGTGGCCCGCAGGCTCGGGGCGACGACCGATGGCACGCGGGCCGCCCACGAGGCGGACGCCGAAGTGTGGGTTCACTCTGTAGACGTCCCACCGCGTACTGCGTGA
- the parC gene encoding DNA topoisomerase IV subunit A — MSSDDDTQDSNPEQRNVSEPLSRAIGSRYLQYALSTIMHRALPDARDGLKPVHRRILYAMRELRLASNGGFRKSAKISGDVMGNYHPHGDAAIYDAMARLAQDFVIRYPLVDGQGNFGNIDGDNPAAARYTEARMTAMAEALLEGLSEDAVNFRDNYDGTLQEPEVLPAQVPNLLANGSSGIAVGMATNIPPHNLDELIAACLHLIKTPDARDETLLNYVQGPDFPTGGVIVEPKESMAETYRTGKGGFRVRAKYEVEDLGRGQWQIVVTEIPYQVQKSKLIEKLAELIQLKKVPILADVRDESADDIRIILEPRAKTVDPDVLMAALFRQSDLENRFSLNMNVLIDGRTPKVCSLKEVLRAFLDHRQDVLLRRSRHRLAQIDHRLEVLEGFLIAFLNLDRVIDIIRYDDHPKAALMREDWGQDFVRATSEADYKTPGPGEGELTEVQVEAILNMRLRSLRRLEEMELQAERDRLMEERAGLEDLLAEEGLQWDRIAEELKEVRKKFGAKVDGGARRTQFAEAGSVEEVSLEAMIEREPVTIVCSQMGWIRAMKGHVDLTQEMKFRDGDGPRFAIHAETTDKLLILGSTGRVYTLGANGLPGGRGLGEPLRLMVDLPNEVQIVDLFVHKPGAKRLIASSAGDGFLVAEEDVLAQTRSGKQVLNVKEGVTAMVCRAVAEGEDHVAVVGENRKLLVFPLDELPEMGRGKGVRLQRFKDGGMSDARTFRLADGLTWQDPAGRTRTEMELAEWTAKRASAGRMAPRGFPRDNRFN; from the coding sequence ATGAGCAGTGATGACGACACACAGGATTCCAACCCCGAGCAGCGTAACGTCTCGGAACCGTTGAGCCGCGCAATCGGCTCGCGCTACTTGCAGTATGCGCTCTCTACAATCATGCACCGTGCCCTGCCCGATGCCCGCGACGGGTTGAAGCCCGTGCACCGCCGCATTCTCTATGCGATGCGCGAGTTGCGTTTGGCGTCGAACGGCGGGTTCCGGAAATCGGCCAAGATCAGCGGCGATGTGATGGGGAACTATCACCCTCACGGGGATGCTGCGATCTATGACGCGATGGCGCGTTTGGCGCAGGATTTCGTCATTCGCTACCCGCTGGTCGATGGCCAGGGCAACTTCGGCAACATCGACGGCGATAACCCGGCGGCGGCGCGGTATACCGAGGCCCGGATGACCGCGATGGCCGAGGCTTTGCTGGAAGGCCTGTCCGAGGACGCGGTGAATTTCCGCGACAACTACGACGGCACCCTGCAAGAGCCCGAGGTTCTGCCCGCCCAGGTGCCAAACCTTCTGGCGAACGGCTCCAGCGGGATCGCTGTGGGGATGGCGACCAACATTCCGCCCCACAATCTGGATGAGCTGATCGCGGCCTGCCTGCACCTGATCAAGACGCCGGACGCCCGTGATGAGACGCTTCTGAACTACGTCCAGGGCCCAGACTTCCCCACCGGCGGCGTTATCGTCGAACCAAAGGAAAGCATGGCCGAGACCTATCGCACCGGCAAAGGCGGTTTCCGGGTGCGGGCGAAATACGAGGTTGAGGATTTGGGCCGGGGGCAGTGGCAGATCGTTGTCACGGAAATTCCCTACCAGGTGCAGAAATCCAAGCTGATCGAGAAGCTGGCCGAGCTGATCCAGCTGAAGAAAGTGCCGATTCTAGCGGACGTGCGCGATGAATCCGCCGATGACATCCGCATCATTCTGGAGCCGCGTGCCAAGACCGTCGATCCCGATGTCCTTATGGCGGCCCTGTTCCGGCAATCGGACTTGGAGAATCGCTTTAGCCTCAACATGAACGTGCTGATCGACGGGCGCACTCCGAAGGTGTGCTCGCTGAAGGAGGTGCTGCGCGCATTCCTCGATCATCGCCAGGACGTTCTGCTGCGCCGCTCGCGCCACCGTCTTGCGCAGATTGACCACCGGCTGGAGGTGCTGGAAGGCTTCCTGATCGCCTTCCTCAACCTGGATCGCGTGATCGACATCATCCGCTACGACGACCACCCCAAGGCCGCGCTGATGCGGGAAGATTGGGGGCAGGATTTCGTCCGCGCGACCTCGGAAGCAGACTACAAGACCCCCGGCCCCGGCGAGGGGGAGCTGACCGAAGTGCAGGTCGAGGCGATCCTCAACATGCGCCTGCGCAGCCTTCGCCGTCTGGAAGAGATGGAGCTGCAAGCCGAGCGTGACCGCCTGATGGAGGAACGTGCCGGGCTGGAGGATTTGCTGGCCGAAGAGGGTCTGCAATGGGACCGCATCGCGGAAGAGCTGAAAGAGGTGCGCAAGAAATTCGGGGCCAAGGTCGACGGCGGCGCGCGGCGCACGCAGTTTGCCGAGGCAGGCAGCGTCGAAGAGGTCTCGCTTGAGGCGATGATCGAGCGGGAGCCTGTGACGATAGTGTGCAGCCAGATGGGCTGGATCCGCGCGATGAAAGGCCACGTGGATCTGACGCAGGAAATGAAATTCCGCGACGGCGACGGCCCGCGTTTCGCGATTCACGCTGAAACAACCGACAAGCTGCTGATCCTGGGTTCCACCGGCCGCGTCTACACGCTCGGCGCCAACGGCCTGCCCGGCGGGCGCGGATTGGGAGAGCCTCTGCGGCTTATGGTGGATCTGCCCAATGAGGTGCAGATTGTGGATCTGTTCGTCCACAAGCCCGGCGCAAAGCGGTTGATAGCCTCAAGTGCCGGGGACGGTTTCCTGGTTGCCGAGGAAGATGTTCTTGCGCAGACGCGCTCTGGCAAGCAAGTGCTGAACGTCAAGGAAGGCGTCACCGCCATGGTCTGCCGTGCCGTAGCCGAAGGCGAAGACCACGTCGCCGTGGTCGGAGAGAATCGCAAGCTACTGGTCTTCCCGCTGGACGAGCTTCCAGAGATGGGCCGAGGCAAAGGCGTGCGACTGCAGCGGTTCAAAGACGGTGGCATGTCCGACGCGCGGACCTTTCGTCTGGCCGATGGCCTGACGTGGCAAGACCCAGCGGGCCGCACGCGCACCGAGATGGAGTTGGCGGAGTGGACCGCCAAACGCGCCAGCGCCGGTCGTATGGCCCCACGCGGGTTCCCACGGGATAACCGGTTTAACTAA
- the rplJ gene encoding 50S ribosomal protein L10, with the protein MDRAQKEKVVEELGQIFESSGVVVVAHYQGLTVANMQDLRGRVRDAGGAVRVAKNKLAKIALDGTPAAGIADLMTGMTVMAYSEDPVAAAKAADEFAKENDNYVILGGAMGDNILDADGVKAVAKMPSREELIASIAGCIGAPASNIAGAIGAPASNIASILSTIEEKAA; encoded by the coding sequence GTGGATAGAGCCCAGAAAGAGAAAGTGGTCGAGGAACTCGGCCAGATCTTTGAAAGCTCTGGCGTCGTGGTAGTTGCACACTATCAGGGCCTCACGGTTGCTAACATGCAAGATCTGCGCGGTCGCGTTCGCGACGCAGGCGGGGCCGTGCGTGTTGCCAAGAACAAGCTCGCCAAGATTGCCCTTGATGGAACGCCTGCCGCTGGCATCGCTGACCTGATGACGGGCATGACGGTTATGGCCTATTCGGAAGACCCGGTCGCTGCTGCCAAAGCTGCGGACGAGTTTGCCAAAGAGAATGACAACTACGTCATCCTCGGCGGTGCGATGGGCGATAACATCTTGGATGCCGATGGTGTGAAAGCCGTTGCGAAGATGCCTTCCCGCGAGGAGCTTATTGCCTCCATCGCAGGTTGTATCGGCGCACCAGCCTCCAACATCGCCGGTGCCATTGGCGCGCCTGCCTCGAATATCGCTTCCATCCTTTCGACTATCGAAGAGAAGGCGGCGTAA
- the rplK gene encoding 50S ribosomal protein L11, which produces MAKKLVGSMKLQIPAGQANPSPPVGPALGQRGINIMEFCKAFNAKTQEMEQGAPCPTVIQYYQDKSFTMDIKTPPAAYYLKKAAGLKNVGKRNRPRGAELPGRETVASITSKQLREIAEAKMVDLSANDVEAAMKIILGSAKSMGIEVKG; this is translated from the coding sequence ATGGCCAAGAAACTCGTCGGCTCGATGAAGCTGCAGATCCCTGCAGGTCAAGCCAACCCAAGCCCCCCCGTGGGCCCTGCGCTGGGTCAGCGCGGCATCAACATCATGGAATTCTGCAAGGCGTTCAACGCCAAGACGCAGGAAATGGAGCAAGGCGCCCCTTGCCCGACTGTGATCCAGTACTACCAAGACAAATCCTTCACGATGGACATCAAGACGCCACCTGCGGCGTACTATCTGAAGAAAGCAGCTGGCCTGAAGAACGTTGGCAAGCGCAACCGTCCTCGGGGGGCCGAGCTGCCCGGTCGTGAGACCGTGGCCTCGATCACGTCCAAGCAACTGCGCGAAATCGCAGAAGCCAAGATGGTAGACCTCAGCGCGAACGACGTTGAAGCAGCAATGAAAATCATCCTTGGCTCCGCCAAGTCGATGGGCATCGAGGTGAAGGGGTAA
- the nusG gene encoding transcription termination/antitermination protein NusG, whose protein sequence is MAKRWYSVSVLSNFEKRIAEQIRTAVAEKGLEDVIEEVLVPEEDVIEIRRGKKVTVPRRFMPGYVLVRMEMTDIGYHVISSIQRVTGFLGPQGRPMPMRDEEVNAILNRVEEGEASPRSTITFDVGEKVKVNDGPFEDFDGMVEEVDEENQRLKVTVSIFGRATPVELEYTQVSKQM, encoded by the coding sequence ATGGCGAAGCGCTGGTACTCGGTCTCGGTTCTGTCGAACTTTGAAAAACGTATCGCAGAGCAGATCAGGACCGCCGTGGCCGAAAAGGGCCTGGAGGACGTGATCGAAGAAGTGCTGGTGCCCGAAGAAGACGTGATCGAAATCCGTCGCGGCAAAAAGGTCACCGTGCCGCGCCGCTTCATGCCCGGCTATGTGCTGGTCCGCATGGAAATGACCGACATCGGCTATCACGTGATTTCCTCGATCCAGCGGGTCACAGGTTTCCTTGGTCCCCAAGGCCGTCCCATGCCCATGCGCGATGAAGAGGTGAACGCGATCCTCAACCGTGTGGAAGAAGGCGAAGCATCGCCACGCTCCACGATCACGTTTGACGTGGGCGAGAAGGTCAAGGTCAACGATGGCCCGTTCGAGGATTTCGATGGCATGGTCGAGGAAGTGGACGAAGAGAACCAGCGCCTCAAGGTTACGGTTTCCATCTTTGGCCGCGCGACGCCGGTGGAACTGGAATACACGCAGGTTTCCAAGCAAATGTAA
- a CDS encoding YdcF family protein has translation MTAILILGAAVWRDGPSPTLRRRTLHGAALFHGGRGTIVIACGGLGRFPPTEAEAMSAILQDANVPPKAIRLEDTSTNTVENIRNAIPLLQGETDVLIVSDAYHLPRARLIARREGLRVTTSAPPLNGARLWPQVKGWLREIPGVIAVLLRIR, from the coding sequence GTGACAGCAATCCTGATTCTAGGCGCCGCCGTTTGGCGCGATGGCCCCTCGCCCACATTGCGGCGCAGGACGCTCCATGGGGCCGCGCTTTTCCATGGGGGACGCGGGACGATTGTGATTGCCTGCGGCGGCTTGGGGCGTTTCCCCCCGACCGAGGCCGAAGCGATGTCAGCGATTTTGCAAGACGCGAACGTGCCGCCCAAGGCGATCCGGTTGGAAGACACCTCGACCAACACCGTAGAAAACATCCGCAACGCGATCCCATTGCTACAGGGCGAAACCGATGTGTTGATCGTATCGGATGCCTATCACCTGCCCCGCGCCCGCCTGATCGCCCGACGCGAAGGCTTGCGCGTGACCACCAGCGCCCCGCCCCTGAACGGTGCACGGCTGTGGCCGCAAGTCAAAGGTTGGCTGCGAGAGATCCCCGGTGTCATCGCCGTGTTGCTTCGGATCAGATGA
- the tuf gene encoding elongation factor Tu, whose amino-acid sequence MAKEKFERSKPHVNIGTIGHVDHGKTTLTAAITKQFGDFRAYDEIDGAPEEKARGITISTAHVEYETENRHYAHVDCPGHADYVKNMITGAAQMDGAILVVNAADGPMPQTREHILLGRQVGIPYMVVYMNKVDQVDDEELLELVEMEIRELLSSYEYPGDDIPVIPGSALAALEDRDDAIGKDSIAKLMAAVDEYIPTPARAVDQPFLMPIEDVFSISGRGTVVTGRVERGVINVGEEIEIVGIRDTTKTTCTGVEMFRKLLDRGEAGDNIGALLRGVDREGVERGQILCKPGSVKPHTKFEAEAYILTKEEGGRHTPFFANYRPQFYFRTTDVTGTVELPAGTEMVMPGDNLKFNVELIAPIAMEDGLRFAIREGGRTVGAGVVAKIIE is encoded by the coding sequence ATGGCAAAGGAAAAGTTTGAACGCTCTAAGCCGCATGTGAACATCGGCACGATTGGTCACGTTGACCACGGCAAGACGACGCTGACGGCGGCGATCACCAAGCAGTTTGGTGACTTCCGCGCGTATGACGAGATTGACGGCGCGCCCGAAGAGAAGGCCCGCGGGATCACGATCTCAACGGCGCACGTTGAGTACGAGACGGAAAACCGCCACTACGCGCACGTCGACTGCCCCGGCCACGCCGACTACGTGAAGAACATGATCACCGGCGCGGCCCAGATGGACGGCGCGATCCTGGTTGTGAACGCGGCCGACGGCCCGATGCCCCAGACGCGCGAGCACATCCTGCTCGGTCGTCAGGTCGGCATTCCGTACATGGTTGTTTACATGAACAAGGTTGACCAGGTTGACGACGAGGAGCTGCTGGAGCTCGTGGAAATGGAAATCCGCGAACTGCTGTCTTCCTACGAGTACCCTGGCGACGACATTCCTGTGATCCCTGGTTCGGCTCTGGCTGCTCTGGAAGACCGCGACGATGCGATCGGCAAAGACTCCATCGCCAAGTTGATGGCGGCTGTGGACGAGTACATCCCGACGCCAGCACGCGCCGTGGACCAGCCGTTCCTGATGCCGATCGAAGACGTGTTCTCGATCTCGGGTCGTGGTACGGTTGTGACCGGTCGTGTTGAGCGTGGCGTGATCAACGTCGGCGAAGAAATCGAGATCGTGGGCATCCGCGACACCACCAAGACGACCTGCACGGGCGTTGAAATGTTCCGCAAGTTGCTGGACCGTGGTGAGGCAGGCGACAACATCGGCGCGCTGCTGCGTGGTGTTGACCGTGAGGGTGTTGAGCGCGGGCAGATTCTCTGCAAGCCCGGCTCTGTCAAGCCACACACGAAGTTCGAAGCCGAGGCGTATATCCTGACCAAGGAAGAGGGTGGCCGTCACACGCCGTTCTTCGCCAACTACCGCCCACAGTTCTACTTCCGCACGACGGACGTGACCGGCACGGTTGAGCTTCCAGCAGGCACCGAGATGGTGATGCCGGGCGACAACCTGAAGTTCAACGTCGAGCTGATCGCGCCGATCGCGATGGAAGACGGCCTGCGCTTCGCCATCCGTGAAGGCGGCCGGACCGTTGGTGCTGGTGTTGTTGCAAAGATCATCGAGTAA
- the rplA gene encoding 50S ribosomal protein L1, translating to MGKVGKRFAAAKAAFEGQENVTVEEAVALIKANSNTKFDETIEIALKLGVDPRHADQMVRGTVNLPNGTGKTVRVAVFARGPKAEEAEAAGADIVGAEDLMETVQSGKIDFDRCIATPDMMPIVGRLGKVLGPRNLMPNPKIGTVTMDVKEAVEAAKGGQVQFKAEKAGVVHAGVGKVSFSEAQLVENIRAFVDAVSKAKPTGAKGSYMQKINLSSTMGPGVSLNVDNATGN from the coding sequence ATGGGTAAAGTGGGAAAACGCTTCGCCGCTGCTAAAGCAGCCTTTGAAGGTCAAGAGAACGTCACGGTTGAAGAAGCCGTAGCGCTGATCAAAGCCAACTCGAACACAAAGTTCGACGAAACGATCGAAATCGCCCTGAAGCTCGGCGTTGATCCTCGTCACGCAGACCAAATGGTTCGTGGCACGGTCAACCTGCCGAACGGCACCGGTAAAACGGTCCGTGTGGCTGTGTTCGCCCGTGGCCCCAAGGCTGAAGAGGCCGAGGCCGCAGGCGCGGACATCGTTGGCGCAGAGGATCTGATGGAAACCGTGCAAAGCGGCAAGATCGACTTCGATCGCTGCATTGCTACACCTGACATGATGCCTATCGTTGGTCGTCTGGGTAAGGTGCTTGGCCCCCGGAACCTGATGCCGAACCCAAAAATCGGCACAGTGACCATGGACGTCAAAGAGGCCGTTGAGGCCGCCAAAGGCGGTCAGGTCCAGTTCAAGGCCGAAAAAGCCGGCGTGGTTCACGCAGGCGTTGGCAAGGTTTCCTTCTCGGAAGCTCAGCTGGTGGAAAACATCCGCGCGTTCGTGGATGCGGTTTCCAAGGCGAAGCCAACAGGCGCAAAAGGTTCCTACATGCAGAAGATCAACCTGTCCTCCACCATGGGTCCAGGCGTGTCTTTGAATGTGGACAACGCAACCGGCAACTAA